The sequence GGGACTCAATAGATCATGGGACCTTGAAACGATCTTATCCGCTGAGACGGCTCGCCCGTGTGTGTATATACGACTAGGGCTAGCATTTCCAGGGTGTAAAAGGTCAGGGGTAGGTTGGCGATCAGGCACTGCTTGAACCCGAGATGCACCCACGGACAACCGTCGGGAGGATGGCTTCCGAGGCTCAAAGGGTGGGGGTCGTGCTGGAGACGGGGGGTTGGATCcgatggaagaagaagggcGTTTATCAGCAGTGCTCGGGGGCACTTCTTCTATCCGAATGGGTACAGGAAACATCAAAACATCGCGGGAACTGCTGGACCTCCTGTGTCTCATACCCCTGGATAGTGATCGACGAACTGGCGTGTTCTCAAAAAACTCAACCTCGGAAGAAGAAGGGGAATCCTTTTGGGATGAAAAATCGGATCCAAAAGTAGGAGAGTTTGGGGTGCTAATATCCGATGATGTAGTATAATTCTGCGCGGAAGACTCCAAAGCCGCCATTTGACATCGTGTACAAGCCGCTGCAGTCACCTCAAAAACCTTGACCTTTCTTGCAGTTGCAGCCCTGGCATTCCTCACCTCGTTGGAATCAGTTGCGAGACGTTCAATTTCGTTATCTGTCATTTGTGAAATCCGAGTTGGTGACATGATGCTTTCAATCCCATCCAAAAGACAGTTTTCAATAGCCAACCCCGCAATATTGTCGAGGAAAACCCCAAGAGCGGTGGCATAATACACCTGCATGCAATCGAGAATTTCATCGCAAAGCGAAAGGTCCACGTCATCCGAGATATCATTAGGATCCGCCTTCTCAGAGCTTTTGCGTTGAATTTGACGTAATCTAAAGCTCAGCTGTTCGTTAAGAGTTGACGGTATCATTCTCTTGTACGGTTTCAACAGTTCATCAACCTTAGAATTGGTTTTCCGTAGCCGTTCTTCCATTTCCCGGTTAATAATCTCCCGCATAATAGCTTTGCTAGTGTGGGGACCGGCGATATGATGGAGGAGTTCATCTAGAAACTGCTTCACTTTCTTCCAAATTTCTGATATGTGGGCTTTTGTTATCTTGTCCCATTTTAAGGACTGTCGTATAAATAATTCACCGATGATACGAGAATTCGCCAGTCCGGTTATTCCTCGAACATTATTGGATTTCAGAAGCTGGTGAATTCCACGGATATACTCAGATTTTAACATGGGTTGCGGATCATCAGGAAATCCTAGCGTTGGCGCAATGCTCATCGTAGGATTATCATATATATAGTGGCTATGGCCCCTTTGCCTCATATCCACAGCAAAATCTTCAGCCCATTTTCGGATTATCGAGCGGAGCCGTCTTACTGACCGGTTCGAGCGCTGTCGAAAATAGGAATCGGAGTATTCGCCTAGGACAGCGTCCCTTGTGAATGTTTGGATCGTTTCCCCGATGCTGGTAATATGCAATCGACGCTCCGCCGGCGTGGACATGTCCGGACCTAACCTCTGCAGCGATTCTCTCTGGATTTCAAGTTCCTTTTGGATCTCGGAAGATAACATTGAAAGCTGCAGTTCAACCTGGCTCAATAATATCTTATTTAAACGATCCCTAAGGGAATCTATTCCCACTGCATTTGGCGAAAGAGATTTCCACGGCGTAGAGCTGCTTAAAAAGAGACTCTCAGTTTCGTCCCGACTTAACCCAAATGATCCCTTGTGTTCAGTATCGATGTTTTTCAAAACATGCCACCCAAGGTTCGGTGGTGTATCTTGGTGCTTTACACGTGCATACAAGGTAGTCAACCCAGAAGAACATGGGTCCAACTTATCAGCCTTTGTGATAATGCCCATTGTCCTTGACGCACAGGACGCAGTCAGCTGAAGGGCAGATTGCTGGCGAAGAGGTATATCTGCAGAAATGATAGCCAGAACAATGCTTCGCGGATTGTTCGTATAGGACTCCGTAAGTTCTCTGACTAAGGCGACATCTTCTACTGTCTCATTATCACCAGGCTCTTGGATGAGACCTGGTAAATCAATAACCGTTAAATCCGGAAGTGTAGGGCCCGAAACCTCAAGCTGCAAGGTATCCTGCGAAAAACGTCGTTCTTCGTTTAAACCTATATATTGTTCGGctttttcaagaaattcgGAAACGTTTTCAAGCCAGTTATGCTGCGCCGAAAAGGTTTGGAGCTTGTGTTTGTGGTCGGGAGAGGCATTTGGGCCGGGTCGTATTCTCACTGAAGTCGAAACTTCGGCTGATCTTCGAAAAATACCTTCTATTGCGAATCGGGTGCGGACGGTATGGCTTACAGGAAATGATAGACCGGTGATTGCCTGGAAGACAGACGTTTTCCCACAGCCCCGATGGCCACAGATAACAAGCTGAGGTAGGCAGATTCGATGTCGAAAACCCAAATTTCGGAGTTCATCGATGCGGCTAAGCAGCTCCGCCGGGCCTTCCGCCTGTAGCAAATTTAAGGGCGTGGGTTCGAGGCTAGCCATGATCGTTCAGTTGCCATCTGGTACCTGAAGTATCAATCAACTAAGATTGATGAGagtaaagaaaaaaaatcatcATGGGAAACAAGGTGTTTAAACAAACATCTGCACCAGGATGACCGGGGAAGGTTGGATGCCCCGGGTGGTGACGGGCCACCAAATAAACTCAATTATGATAAGATCAATCCATTATTGGTGACGAACACCAAGCATGCGGTCCTCCCGCAAATGGTGAACATCGTGCATGGAATGACGCTCAAAGCGACAAAAGGGCCAAACCCTGCATAGTCCGTCGATCGTACCGAGAGGTGGGGGGATGATCCGCAGCAAGGATGCTAGGATCAGTGCCGGCTCGATATTAACGCATGCCTACTTTTGAGAGTAGGAATCCTATTCTCTGCATTGGTATGGATGTGTTTCcgtggtacggagtacatataaTTCACTATACATGGACAACTGGCATGACAGGTAGGCAGTTAACTGCTCCCCAAAAATTCTCGGTCAGGGAGTGAGGGCTCGGTAAAGAAACTCGAATGAGCATCTGACCACAAAACCAAGAGATTTAAGCCACTGAGAAGCATGGAATACCCTGCATCGATCAAAGACTCTCGGTTGCAATTGACCAGGATCGTCAACATGCAGATCGGAAAGACTGGGGGAGTTTGTGGCGGGGGACAAACTCTGAATCCAGCATGGAGTGTCGCAACGAACATCACCGCCccaatattttcttttcagcCATCTGTGAAACACACATTGTTGTGCATGTCGGAGCCTTTTCCCTTTCATCTAGTCGGCCAATCCCACCTGTTGTAAATAGTGGAGGTTGACGCGAGGGCAGTCGATCAGCGGTCACGTGGGAAAGGTTTTGGGGTCACGGGATCGGTTAGTAACCAGAATTGATAAGCAACCCAAAGTTTGCCGTGTTTGCATTAGCTAATCACGTGAGGAAAATACTAGGTTAGTTGTCTAATTATGTAATGAAGAGTGTCTCGATGGTTCTTCGCCACAAGCCGGATCACCGCCAGCTGGAACATACAACTCAACAAAAGAGGATTGGATTCTCTGCAGCCACCGTGTAACTACATACCTAACCACCACGAGGGTAGGGAGCTCTTTGAAGTGGTTATTATCCCGTCATGGCACCATCCAATAACGATGAAAATCGTCCTTCCAATGGACAGCATGCGCCCACTCAGAGAAATGATGCCAGGCCGAAGCAGCCTGAAGACAATCCGTTCATAGCATTTCGCCGCTACGCTGATGAGCATATATCGTCCCTTCTACAGTCAATCACTGGACTTCCCTCAATTATATTTCCACCATCCTCGAGGGATTGGTTAATATTCAACGATGAGGAGTTGAACCAGCTGATGAGAAACTGGCGGCGCGTCGCGGACGAGGAATTGAACAAGTCAAACAACCGCGATTCCCACGGATCCAACCGCTTCACTGACCTAGGAAACAATGAAAACCGCGAAGACCGGTCAATTCAAGGCCATGCCGATCCCTGGGGGGTTAGAGCCCATCGATATTCTAGCCATGCATTCCCGTGCTCTGTTTTCGACGCCGTTTTCGATAGCCACCTGCCTTTCGCTCCGTCTCCATTCTTTTCTGAAACCTCCCCTCTCCGAAACCCATTTTTCTTCGATATAATGTCCCCCGCTATCTCTGCCGGCTGGCCTATGTCTTATATCTTACTCTCACCATATTCTCCCTTACATTTAGAGCGCCAGCAGCATCAGCCCAGTCGCAAGGCCAGTGACCACGGTTTGGTATTTTGGGCTTCGTCCCTACTTCCCACCCACCCCGACGACCATACTACAGAGCCACACTGGCACGATGCCTTCGAGGACTTACTGCGCATTGAAAATGGTAAGGAAATGCTTGACAGAAGCGCTATGGTTCAGAACAAAGAGGAATCGGGAAAGGATTGGCTGGCTGGAATGATAAAGAGGGGAAGCCTTGGTTCTAGCTGGAAGCATGTTCATGGAGAGGGTGGACGGCCCGATTACTTTAAATACAGTCACGAAGATCGCTCCTCGTCGACAAAGGTTCTCCAACCAGATCTCGAACAAAGGGATGAAGAGAACGGAGGCAATGATAAGGGATTCACCGAGCTTGATCTTTACGATGAGTTTCTCCACGATGTCAGTCACGACGACGACCGTACCCGACAGAGTCCCCTTCTAAGCATCATCGTGAAGATGAGGGAAAGACAGAGGAAAGAACTAGAAGAACTACGAAGACTGTGGGAAGATACAGATCGTACCGACGGTATGGGTAATATGAAGGAGCTCTACGACACTGAAACCGAATTAGATCACTATGAGCGCCAGTTCTCTGGTACTTCGCAGACTCCCCCCGCTAATCCAGAGACCGAATCAAAGTCCTCGACCATCGTATCTACCGTTACAACCACGCAACGTCGTATGCTACCGGATGGCACGGTTAAAACGAAAACAGTGATAAATAAACGATTTGCGGACGGTCGAGAGGAAAGCGTCGAGACCGAGGAAATCTCAAACAGAGAGCAGTCGTACCAGAAACATCCCGACGCAAGCAAAGGCAGCGATACCGGAAATACTTCGAACACAGAAGCCAATAGTCCTTCAGATAAGCACAAGCGAAGTGGCTGGTTTTGGAGAGATTAATTCCTTAATTCGCCCTGTCCTTCTCGTACAGCAACAGTCTCCTTTCCTTCTACGAACCTATTATACTCATCTCACCTCCTAATTCTCATGGTTTGAACTTATTTCCGTGTATGGCTGACGGATATTCTGGTCTCTActctcttttgcttttacAAAGCCATcgtcttttttttaagaagaaaaaaattgGTTTCTGGTGCCGGCGTCGCGAACTACTCCCAATGACCAGGTCATGACTTCATAATTTATGTACATAGAACTTTGCGTCTAATATCCCATCTTGAATCAATGTTATTCTCCTTATATCTCATTCCCGATTTTGCGGTATTACTGATTTTGCATCTCTGGTTTAATCGGTATttcctgtcccaattccGCGGATGACGGTATTGGCGGTGGGGAACACGCCCATCATGACAAATCCGGCAGATTCATCGATGGCCGGTTATATTTCTCATTTCTAGCACCCCTAAACGTCTAGATGTTCGCGATTGATGGATCGCGTACCTTACTGAATAACCCTGACGTTCCCTGTTTCTCTGTGCCTTTTCTCCGCTCGCTTCCACCGGCCAAAAGTCATGTCCCGCCCTTTTGCCGAGAACCCAAGCCCAGAGCACCTGGAGCACGACTCAATGCTCGCACGCAAATTCGGAAAAGAAACTGCAAACTATTTCTCAAGTAAGATCACTGAAATTTTCGGGTGTGTTGAACCTAAAGGTTCTAACTTTGCTCTTCCCAGGTTCCCCTCTTAACCGGGTTTCGTTCCTACGGTCAGAATCTCCGTTCTTATCCAGTGCCTTGAGACATCCCACAGCTCGCTTTTTACTATTTAATCAGCTCGCACCTCTCGTACGATCACCGGCAGAAATCTTCTATGCCACGTACAAAGATGTCGAGTCACTTGTGCCAGCGGACATGTTTGACAAGTCAGAAGAAGATGTGCTCAAATCTTACCATTCCGGCACCCTGCTCCCTTTACTGGTGTTTTTAGGATTAGACGAATCGCGCGCAGAGATCGGACTGAAGTATAAGAACTATGTAGGCGTTCCATATTTCGCCTTGGACGTAACACCGAAAGGTGGACTGGAACACAAGGCTAGAGGGATAATTGATACCTTGGAAGCTACTGGACTATCTTTCTATAACACACGGACAATCACTAGCTTCCCGCCAGGAGATGGTACGTATTATCCTTGATGAGGAAGAAGCAAACTAAATACCCAtgcctttcttttttttttctttccacCTTTCCAGCCGCAATCTATGCCCAATCCCGCGCCATAATAGACTGGAACGTCCGGAACTCCTTCTGCGGCACTTGTGGCCACCCAACGATTTCCATACAAGCCGGCACCAAACGAGCCTGTCCACCCATAGACCTCGGTCTCATCGAAAACGGAACTTCCTCGGACGGCGCCCGCCCACCCTGTCACACGCGCACCACATTATCCAACCTCTGTTTCCCCCGAACAGACCCCACCATTATCGTCGCAGTGCTCAGCCACGACGGCAACCGCATCCTCCTCGGTCGTCAAAAGCGCTGGCCGCCAAACTGGTACTCCACGCTTGCAGGTTTCATCGAGCCGGGCGAGTCCGTGGAGGACGCCGTGCGTAGAGAAGTCTGGGAAGAGTCCGGCGTGGTGTTGTCGCGCGTGATTATACACAGCACGCAACCGTGGCCGTATCCAGCGAACCTGATGATTGGAGCTATCGCTCAAGTGGCGAAGCCGGAAAATGAGACGATTAGTATCGTGCATGATCCGGAGTTGGAGGATGCGCAATGGTTCGAGATCGCTGAGGTTGAGGAGGCCCTGAGAGTCGGCACGAGCGCACTGGGCGCTGAGCCGGGCCCGGAATATAAGAAGGGTAGCTTGAGGTTGCCGCCTAAGACGGCGATCGCCTATCAGTTGATATCTGCGGTGGTCAAGGGTGAGTATTTGGGCGCTCCGCATGGGTCGAAGATATGACTCGCGTGAAGAGGCAGATGTTTAGATTAGTTTTTGTGAGCTGTTTGCAGGTGGCTCTACTTTGACTTTATTCCCCCCATAGATCGTGAGGTCcaatacatatatatatctatacAATATTGATATGAAGGTGAACCAAGCTTAATGTAAAATCACTTTATTGTTTAAATGCAAGAACCCATTCGTCCGCCTTGCATTGCATATCTTTAACCTTATACCTGTTTCTGAATCAGGATTCACCGTGCGTGATATAGAACAACAAACCCTTTGGCGATCCAAGTCACTACGAAGTCGTCGATATGCTAGAATAGAGGGTTGTCTACATCCGGTTGGCTGACTGTCAACATGATATGTGGATCTGGTAAATTTCACTGCTCAGACGTGCTCAGAATCCCTTGCACATCACCACAGATACCAAGAGCCACTTGCTAAATTAATGGCTCCTTGGAAAAGCTCGAACACTTTAAGTGAGCTCATCATACTGCCCCAAAAGAGGTTGATGATACCAGCTCTTAGAATGGCAAAATCCAATACCACATCATTCACGTTGATAGTAAGTCGATTTGCCTCCTTTTAGCCtctaaaaaaaagaaaaagaaagagagagaaaaaataaataaataaaggtAAAAAGCCAGGTAAATAATAGTTATTAATTAAAATCACAAAAGCGCAATCTCGTGccggtacggagtagagggCCTGATATCCCATAGAGAACGCCGCCGAATGCCATGTGGTAAACAAACACGCTCACCAAACCCATTTATAAAATCCAACCTTTTTCGGACGACACAGTACGAGCAACCAAGCTTCTGATCAATTCTCAGGACCTTGGGACACCGGTGCGGATGTATCATCATCCACTTTGGTACGTTTCCGCTCGCGATCAACACATTCACCAGTATGGTTGCTTATCCTTCGCTTTTCCCTTTCACGCTGTTCAGCCCGTCGGGCCTCCTTGTCTTTCTCTTTCCTGTGTGCCTTCGACTCGAATTCGTGCCAATCGCCCTCAACATCAGCAAGCCTGttcaaaaataaatatattaGCAGCTGTTGTAAAATGATTAATTGATTGTGGACGAAAACCTACTCAATTGCTTGTTGAGGTGCCGGTTCCTCCTCTGTGAAGTAAGGATGCGCGAGCACTTCTTCGGTTGACGGGCGCTTGACGGGGTCATACTGAAATATTTTGGAAACAAGATCAAGAGCAGCGGGAGACAGATAGTCTTTATACATATTTTCAAACGCCCGTTGCTTTCTTTCTCGAGGTCGCATGAGCTCGAACCATGGCATATCAATAATGGCAGGCCAGTCTGTTCTGGTCGGAGTGCCTAATGAATTGTAGAGCTTATCGAGCTGATTGATCTCTGAACCGTCGCCAGGAAATATTGCCTTTTTGGTGAACATTTCCATGTATACACAAGCAGCGCTCCACACATCGACAGCGGGGCCATATCGTGTCTCACCCAGAAGCAACTCTGGTGGACGATACCAGATAGTGATGACTCGATTAGTATAATCAAGCTGCCGACTTTTCGAAAAAAATCTCGCAAGGCCAAAGTCAGCAAATTTCAATTGGCCCTTGTTGCTAATAAGAATATTAGCAGCTTTGATATCGCGGTGAAGAACGCCGCGATGATGTAAATAATTTAATCCTTCAAACATCTGTTTCGCAAGATGCTTTTTATGCGCGGCGGAAAGAGTGAAAGACGGGTGGTTAATGAGACCAGTCATATCGTGGGACAAGTACTCAAAGACCATAAAACACTCATTCCTCTCTACCATAACTTCTTGTAGGCTGACAACATTTTCATGCCGGAGATGCTGGAGAAGTCGAATCTCACGTACAGCGGTAATTGGGAACCCATCTTTTTCGCCCTCCATACGTATTCTCTTCAACGCAACCTTGTTCTTTGTAAATACGTGAACAGCCTTGAAGACCTTCCCGTACGTCCCGGCACCGACAACGGACTCGTTTCCAGGTTTGCGATAATAGACCGAATCTGATTTGGAGAACTCTTCTGATAGCGTTGGACGAGGCTTCATGCGTGTAAGCATTTTTTTCTTCGGCTTCTCTTGGGTGGGTGGAGAATGCTCTCGATCTCGCTCGCGTTCGCGGTCCTTTCGTCTATCATGTTTAACATCTGGTCGGCGGTCCTCTCGCCGGTCCCGGCGCCGATCATCCCTACGATCAAATCGGCGATCCCCTCTCCTGCCGTCACGGTCACGCCTGTCGTCCCGACGATCCGGGCGAATTTCATGCTTTAATCTCGTTTGAGCAGACAACAGCTCTTTCTTTGGTGGTTCTAGAGGGCGAGGAGGTTCTCGCATTTTCTGTGCAAGTCCAGATACTGGTTTGGGCACCGGCGTAGCCGGGGCTTTCGATTTAAATGCGAAACTGAACTTTCCAGTTTCTTTCGGCTGTGATGACCCGGAGCCTTGTCGAGGCGGTGGCATCTTCTTCACATCGTTGTTTTCGTTTTTCTTCACCGCTTCCTCATCCTCCACTTGCAAATCTTTGGATGGGCGGAATGGATTATCATTATCATCCATATCTGGTGACAAGGGATCGTCGAGAGCATGATGGGGTGGTTGAAGTGATGGAATAGTCGGCGATGGCTGTCCAGGTCCCGTCTGGGAGCCACGGCCGCGACCAGCGGATGCTGTCCATTGTAAGCTTGTGAAATGGCCACTCCTGGACCTCTGTGGCTGTGGTGGGGAACCATAATTTTGGGAATTTGCGGCTGAGAATCGACGGTCTGGAGGTGGCGGCTGACTGTAAGGATTCCCACGATAACTGGAAGACGTTCCACGATAAGGTGGTTGTCCCGAATAACCTTGTTGTCCAGCATTGGGAGAAGGGGGATACTGCGGCGGTTGTCCCTGGTAATACTGCCCTTGAGATCCACCCTGGGATGAATAGCTTGGTTGACGGTAGGGGGGCGAGTAGCCATGCATTTGTCTAGAGAACAGTCAATACTGCGATATAGGCATGACAAGAAAATACTTCAAAGGGGAGAGAGCACGtgaaagcaaaaaaaaaaaaaaaaaaaaaaaaaaaaagaaaaagaaaaagaaaagggcgGATTACGTGGCTGACCTCTGTTGTCCATGAGGGTACGGGTGTTGCGGCTGTCCCACCCATGAACCTCGACTACTCCCATATGGGGATCCGGACTGGGGGGAAGGATGACGAGAGTCTGACCCTGGTGGTATGTATTGGGGGGAGGAGTATGGTTGACGAGTGTCGACATGCGGGCGAGCCTGTCGGCGAGAGCCTCGGCTCTCTGAAGGACGCATACCGTGCATGGGATATGCGTCTCGCATATGACTATCGCCGTCCACGGAATGATTGGAACTTGGGATATCGGCGTTTGCAGCCGGTCGGAAAATCGATGCCGAACCTATAGATTCGTCCTCTAGGGATTGTATCGGAAGAGTGTCTTGCATGCTACGAAAAGCACGCGACGGGGAAGATTCCCTTGACACCTTCGACGCAAACGAATGACGTGACGGCGGACGAGAAGGATAGTCTATGGAATTGCAAGAGCGATTGCTAGGCGAATGGGGGGATAGTGATGCACGTAGTCCAAAATCGGAGGGAACTGGGGATCTAGAGCGCCTGCGGCGAGAAACGGACAGGGAATCAGACGTTGGTGCTTTGGAATAATGAGATTTTCGTCCAGGTCCGGTTTCCCGCGGCGGCACAAACCGCTCTGGAGAGTTATAGCGCTGCGGGCGTCTGCCACCTCTTCCAAAATGATCTCCTCTGTCGTTGTGTCTCCCCTTCTTGTGGTGAGGACGACGATGAGAACGAGATGGAGAGGGGCTTCGACTCCGCTTGCGCCTTGGAAAGGAAGGATTTGATGGCGACGGAGGAGAATCTTCCCTCTGTCGAGACCTTACCTGGTTTTTTAGAGAATGCTTGGCGTCCCGGTTTTCCTCTCGAGCGGCTTTGAAGGGAGTTGTTCTGGTATTTTCGGGGTTTCGGTCCTCGCCTCGAGGAATAGGACGTCTGCAAGGGTGATAATGAGCGGTGGAGCCAGAGCCACGGCCTCGACTTGGTCTTTCACGGTCACGATCACGACGACGTGGAGCCGGCGGTGATAGTTGGCGACGGCTGTGCCTCTCCCTGGCCCTGGGGCGATGATGGTGTATCTCTCGATCGTAGTCGCCGTCGGCTCTCCACTGGTCTCTCATCGACGGACTCCTTCGGGACGCAGCCATGTAATCGTTGGCAGCATCTGCGTGGGGAGGGTTGTCGGTGGCAGCACGATCTGGCGAGCGAGAAACGCGGTGGCTTCGATATGGATGGGAGCGTCTGGAGGTAAATCTGCACGGATTAGCAGCAATTCCTGGACggcttttggtggcttgtCAGCACAACGGCGGCCCACACAGACCAGTGGCGAAGGTTATTTTTCTCCACGTTCAGCCGGTCGCCTCCCAGGGTTTGCAAaggaaaaaagcaaaaataaAGGGAAATGGCAAGGGAGACCAGTGAACTGACCTCCGCTTCATGATGAGATCTGGCAGTATGCTGATGAACGGCGGGGTTGCCGAAGAAAGTCTCGCGGAAATCTAGTCGACTGATGGTTGTTGCGCGAAGTCGTCGCCAATCTTCCCATGCGCTCAAAGCCGACGTGTAACCGTTGGTTTTGGGCGGGATTCTGCTGTTGATTTCAACCCATGCGGCAGCGCTTCCCCGTTGATTTCAATTGTTCTGCAGCCAAGTCGTGAGTGCGATTAGAGTgctcttttttctctctcttttttgtgTGGTGTCAAATGGAAGAGTTTGCGTGTTGCTGCGACGCTCTCTTTGATCTTGCTTTCAAGCAAGTTCCATCTCCCACTTCACTTGTAAGTAGTCTACGAACGTCCAAAATGACTGACAgcagccaaaaaaaaagaagaagcaaataagaaacaaaaagACGCTCTAAGAGCTCCGGGCAGACAGCCACAACTTTCACTTGCTGCCGGTGTTGCAACTCCGCGGATGAGCACTGCGAGTGGAAGCCACAACGCGTGTTGACAAGAGTCTGCCAGTGTTGGTTCACATGAAGAACCTGTGTTCTCCAAAGAACTGTCTCCCAACAAGATGTTCTGCAAAATGCTGTGATGGTGCTGACATGTCAGGAACACCTATCATCTATCTACGATTGAAACTGTGAAGCATTAAAACTGAGGCCCAAAGCCTTTGGTTAGTAAATACAGCTGCACCACTTGCACTGTCAGTTTCAAGTTGCTGAACCTGCTTGAACACCCAACTTTGTCTGCGGCTGCTAGGAGGTTCAAGCTTGGAAAGAATAGGTGCTGTGCCGAGGTGGTCCAGTAGTGGGGAAATCGGAGACGGTTCACTGGTATAAATTCCAATGGAGAGTTGCACAAACCATGCGACCTGTAAACAGTCAGAGTGTTTGCCATGATATACACAAGTTTACTGTTtaacaaaaagaaatcaCAGACAAGAAACCATAGTTATCAGACATGACAATGTCAGGGATTACTCTTTGGTGCTCGCCGGTCTCACGTATGTCGGGAAGTATGCCATCCTCGGAAGCCGCCGCAGTAATGGCGTAACCACCAGGGAGGCAAGATTCGGCAAAACCATTCTCATCAATTAAACTCCATGGCTTTGCAGTCGTCAAGGGGCGTCGAACTATATGTATCATACTCCCCGTCCCGTCGAGAAACACATTTTATACAGCACGTAAAACACAACTGGACGTTGACGAGAACCTGGAAAGCTATTTGTCAGGTATACGATTTGAAAGCAGAGAATTTCCGGGCACCTTCGGCCGGGTCACACGGATTCAGGTAGCTCCCGAGCTTCCCAGCAGATCTTGCTCCCAAGCCTGATGCCAAAGGGACGACCAGCAAGAAGTTGGTCAGCGCTCCGCAGCAAGATGGACGACTACGCGTATAGTAACTCGATTGTCGATCACCAACTAACCCCAAGCCGTGCTGTCATATTATATCTCAAGGTCCTCCAGAGCAAATTCGGGCCAACAAGGAGGTATGATGTATGAGGTTCTGCCGTTCTCCCGCTCGAAGATATTCGATCAGGGCATCCCCCACCCTGGAGGGAGGAAACTCCAACGTCCGCCACATCGCCGATTCGCGGTAG is a genomic window of Coccidioides posadasii str. Silveira chromosome 3, complete sequence containing:
- a CDS encoding uncharacterized protein (EggNog:ENOG410Q5KQ~COG:U~BUSCO:1997at33183); translated protein: MASLEPTPLNLLQAEGPAELLSRIDELRNLGFRHRICLPQLVICGHRGCGKTSVFQAITGLSFPVSHTVRTRFAIEGIFRRSAEVSTSVRIRPGPNASPDHKHKLQTFSAQHNWLENVSEFLEKAEQYIGLNEERRFSQDTLQLEVSGPTLPDLTVIDLPGLIQEPGDNETVEDVALVRELTESYTNNPRSIVLAIISADIPLRQQSALQLTASCASRTMGIITKADKLDPCSSGLTTLYARVKHQDTPPNLGWHVLKNIDTEHKGSFGLSRDETESLFLSSSTPWKSLSPNAVGIDSLRDRLNKILLSQVELQLSMLSSEIQKELEIQRESLQRLGPDMSTPAERRLHITSIGETIQTFTRDAVLGEYSDSYFRQRSNRSVRRLRSIIRKWAEDFAVDMRQRGHSHYIYDNPTMSIAPTLGFPDDPQPMLKSEYIRGIHQLLKSNNVRGITGLANSRIIGELFIRQSLKWDKITKAHISEIWKKVKQFLDELLHHIAGPHTSKAIMREIINREMEERLRKTNSKVDELLKPYKRMIPSTLNEQLSFRLRQIQRKSSEKADPNDISDDVDLSLCDEILDCMQVYYATALGVFLDNIAGLAIENCLLDGIESIMSPTRISQMTDNEIERLATDSNEVRNARAATARKVKVFEVTAAACTRCQMAALESSAQNYTTSSDISTPNSPTFGSDFSSQKDSPSSSEVEFFENTPVRRSLSRGMRHRRSSSSRDVLMFPVPIRIEEVPPSTADKRPSSSIGSNPPSPARPPPFEPRKPSSRRLSVGASRVQAVPDRQPTPDLLHPGNASPSRIYTHGRAVSADKIVSRSHDLLSPASFSFEASQHRRALSVERIMPPLPETMAPSSRHMRAWSAEKFTTLPAPPPRSPARRTLSLSILPGPKNNGFRPLQRRLSKLKPVNKAKRKSIPEISLPFNFHHYGSVASMDSAKAI
- a CDS encoding uncharacterized protein (EggNog:ENOG410PSXI~COG:S~BUSCO:8078at33183), which encodes MAPSNNDENRPSNGQHAPTQRNDARPKQPEDNPFIAFRRYADEHISSLLQSITGLPSIIFPPSSRDWLIFNDEELNQLMRNWRRVADEELNKSNNRDSHGSNRFTDLGNNENREDRSIQGHADPWGVRAHRYSSHAFPCSVFDAVFDSHLPFAPSPFFSETSPLRNPFFFDIMSPAISAGWPMSYILLSPYSPLHLERQQHQPSRKASDHGLVFWASSLLPTHPDDHTTEPHWHDAFEDLLRIENGKEMLDRSAMVQNKEESGKDWLAGMIKRGSLGSSWKHVHGEGGRPDYFKYSHEDRSSSTKVLQPDLEQRDEENGGNDKGFTELDLYDEFLHDVSHDDDRTRQSPLLSIIVKMRERQRKELEELRRLWEDTDRTDGMGNMKELYDTETELDHYERQFSGTSQTPPANPETESKSSTIVSTVTTTQRRMLPDGTVKTKTVINKRFADGREESVETEEISNREQSYQKHPDASKGSDTGNTSNTEANSPSDKHKRSGWFWRD
- the NPY1 gene encoding NADH pyrophosphatase (EggNog:ENOG410PGJ2~COG:L~BUSCO:8192at33183); translation: MSRPFAENPSPEHLEHDSMLARKFGKETANYFSSSPLNRVSFLRSESPFLSSALRHPTARFLLFNQLAPLVRSPAEIFYATYKDVESLVPADMFDKSEEDVLKSYHSGTLLPLLVFLGLDESRAEIGLKYKNYVGVPYFALDVTPKGGLEHKARGIIDTLEATGLSFYNTRTITSFPPGDAAIYAQSRAIIDWNVRNSFCGTCGHPTISIQAGTKRACPPIDLGLIENGTSSDGARPPCHTRTTLSNLCFPRTDPTIIVAVLSHDGNRILLGRQKRWPPNWYSTLAGFIEPGESVEDAVRREVWEESGVVLSRVIIHSTQPWPYPANLMIGAIAQVAKPENETISIVHDPELEDAQWFEIAEVEEALRVGTSALGAEPGPEYKKGSLRLPPKTAIAYQLISAVVKGEYLGAPHGSKI